A region of uncultured Desulfobacter sp. DNA encodes the following proteins:
- a CDS encoding two-component system response regulator: protein MAKWKPEVLVVDDEPGNLELLRQILQDKYEMSFATDGQKALTVAQKAKPDIVLLDVMMPEMDGLEVCRRLKNNPVTAKIPVIFVTAMGDVDNEEKGFEAGGVDYITKPVSAPIVHARIRLHLELYNQNRVLEERVEQRTRQLRHAYETIKNLSLDTIYRLARAAEFKDEDTGAHILRMSNYSAAVARKMGFEEKTVESILYAAPLHDIGKIGTPDRILLKPGKLDAAEWEIMKQHTINGGIILEGSEKGFIKLGEIIALTHHERWDGTGYPKGLKGNAIPKIARIIAIADVFDALTTKRPYKEAFPIEKSFAIIKEGRGSQFDPAVVDAFFAVKNDVLAIKEKYKDENQSLLYKITSTSA from the coding sequence ATGGCAAAATGGAAACCCGAAGTTCTAGTTGTGGATGACGAGCCCGGCAACCTGGAATTATTAAGACAAATTTTGCAGGATAAGTATGAGATGTCTTTTGCCACAGACGGACAAAAAGCCTTGACCGTGGCACAAAAAGCCAAACCAGATATTGTTTTATTGGATGTTATGATGCCTGAAATGGATGGCTTAGAAGTTTGCCGGCGGTTAAAAAACAACCCTGTGACGGCTAAAATTCCTGTTATCTTTGTGACGGCCATGGGGGATGTGGATAATGAAGAAAAAGGGTTTGAAGCCGGGGGCGTCGACTATATTACCAAACCGGTATCTGCCCCCATTGTCCATGCCAGGATACGTTTGCATCTTGAACTATATAATCAGAATCGTGTGCTTGAAGAAAGGGTGGAGCAGCGAACAAGACAACTGCGACACGCTTATGAAACCATAAAAAATTTATCCCTGGATACCATTTACCGACTCGCCAGAGCTGCCGAATTCAAAGACGAAGATACCGGGGCGCATATCCTTCGTATGAGCAATTACTCTGCTGCCGTGGCCAGAAAGATGGGATTTGAAGAAAAGACCGTGGAATCCATTTTATATGCCGCGCCACTGCATGATATCGGGAAAATCGGAACACCGGACAGAATCTTGCTCAAACCCGGCAAACTTGATGCTGCCGAGTGGGAAATTATGAAGCAGCATACAATCAATGGGGGCATCATACTGGAGGGGTCTGAAAAGGGATTTATCAAATTAGGAGAGATAATCGCTTTAACCCATCATGAAAGATGGGACGGAACCGGATATCCGAAAGGTCTGAAGGGAAATGCGATTCCCAAGATCGCGCGCATAATAGCTATTGCTGACGTATTTGATGCCCTGACAACCAAACGGCCCTATAAGGAGGCCTTTCCCATAGAGAAATCTTTTGCAATTATTAAAGAAGGTCGTGGAAGCCAGTTTGATCCGGCTGTGGTGGATGCTTTTTTTGCGGTTAAAAATGATGTTCTGGCCATCAAAGAAAAATATAAAGACGAAAATCAAAGTTTACTTTATAAAATTACAAGTACGTCTGCCTAA
- the ftsZ gene encoding cell division protein FtsZ, translated as MTFSYVENTNTAKIKVIGVGGAGGNAVNNMIDAKLCGVKFIVANTDAQALEHSRAEVKIQMGTQLTEGLGAGADPNVGRDAALESMDELREALADSHMVFITAGLGGGTGTGAAPVIAEICKDLGILTVAVASKPFSFEGKKREKAAMDGLEKLQEITDTVITIPNDRLRGIAGKGARMKDMFIKADEILHHSVKGITDLIMMPGHVNLDFADVKTTMQKAGKALMGIGIASGENRATEAAERAISHPLLEDISVSGAKGVLMNITSSSDLTLDEMTEACDRIYQEVGDEAEIIWGQTFDESLGDEIRITVIATGIGMEQPLSENMSRFAPHTAQPYAQQAQQPQQMPAANGTYGAYGAYPAQFYGQGGQTMSTGRPEPIARGTLRDATEEDIASWDEPVRVVRHKRVVGEDKPSQDYGMNFESFDNDDLEIPTFLRRKAD; from the coding sequence ATGACTTTCTCTTATGTGGAAAACACCAATACGGCTAAAATTAAGGTCATTGGTGTCGGCGGAGCCGGCGGTAACGCGGTCAACAATATGATTGATGCCAAGCTTTGCGGCGTTAAATTCATTGTGGCCAATACCGATGCCCAGGCATTGGAACACTCCAGGGCAGAAGTGAAAATCCAGATGGGCACCCAGCTCACCGAAGGGCTCGGGGCCGGAGCAGACCCCAATGTGGGCAGGGATGCGGCCCTGGAAAGTATGGACGAACTTCGTGAAGCCCTGGCAGACAGCCACATGGTCTTCATTACTGCAGGGCTTGGCGGTGGTACCGGCACAGGGGCGGCGCCGGTCATTGCAGAAATCTGCAAGGATCTGGGCATTCTCACCGTGGCAGTGGCATCCAAACCATTTTCCTTTGAGGGCAAAAAACGGGAAAAGGCGGCCATGGACGGTTTGGAAAAACTCCAGGAAATTACCGACACCGTCATCACCATCCCCAATGACCGGCTGCGCGGCATTGCAGGCAAAGGTGCCCGCATGAAGGACATGTTCATCAAAGCGGATGAAATTCTGCACCACTCCGTTAAAGGCATCACAGACCTGATCATGATGCCCGGCCACGTCAACCTGGACTTTGCCGATGTGAAAACCACCATGCAGAAAGCAGGCAAGGCATTAATGGGCATTGGTATTGCCTCCGGGGAAAACCGGGCCACGGAAGCGGCGGAGCGGGCCATTTCCCATCCGCTGCTCGAAGATATCTCCGTGTCCGGTGCCAAGGGTGTACTGATGAATATCACCTCAAGTTCTGATCTGACCCTTGACGAAATGACCGAAGCCTGTGACCGCATCTACCAGGAAGTTGGTGACGAGGCTGAAATCATCTGGGGCCAGACCTTTGATGAATCCCTTGGCGATGAAATCCGCATCACCGTTATTGCCACAGGTATCGGCATGGAGCAGCCGCTTTCTGAAAACATGAGCCGTTTTGCCCCCCATACAGCCCAGCCTTATGCCCAGCAGGCCCAGCAGCCCCAGCAAATGCCGGCGGCCAACGGCACATACGGCGCTTACGGTGCATACCCGGCCCAGTTCTATGGACAGGGCGGGCAGACCATGTCCACAGGCCGCCCGGAACCCATTGCCAGGGGTACTCTGAGGGATGCCACGGAGGAGGATATAGCCAGCTGGGATGAACCCGTGCGCGTTGTCCGCCACAAAAGAGTGGTGGGAGAAGACAAACCATCCCAGGACTACGGCATGAACTTTGAGAGTTTTGATAATGACGATTTGGAAATTCCCACGTTCTTAAGACGCAAAGCAGATTAG
- the ftsA gene encoding cell division protein FtsA, with the protein MQGNEKLLVGLDIGTTKICAVVGEMLDGEINIIGVGTHPSTGLRKGSVVNIESTVDSIKKAVEEAELMADCNISSVYVGIAGNHIQGFNSHGIIAIKGREITQMDVERVIDAAKAVAIPPDREILHVISQEFIVDEMTSIQNPVGMTAVRLEAKIHIITGAVSAARNIVKCCQKAGLEVCDIALESLASGYAVLTNEEKELGCILADIGGGTTDLALFKDNNLKFIYELTVGGHNLTNDISVGLRTPLPEAEKIKKIHGTCIPQHVKASDVIEVPAVGGRAPKRLAKGILAEILEPRVEEIFTLLKKELFSNGLENSFPAGFILTGGSVVMDGIVEMAESVFNVPVRIGVANRIGGLKDIVKNPAYATGVGLVIFGSQTGSCKQVAKSDSQGLQMILNKMKQWFKNII; encoded by the coding sequence TTGCAGGGGAACGAAAAACTACTGGTGGGACTTGACATCGGCACCACCAAAATCTGCGCAGTCGTGGGTGAAATGCTGGATGGTGAAATCAACATCATCGGCGTGGGCACGCACCCGTCCACAGGACTTCGCAAGGGCTCTGTAGTCAACATAGAGTCCACGGTGGATTCCATCAAAAAGGCTGTGGAGGAAGCCGAACTTATGGCAGACTGCAATATTTCTTCGGTTTACGTGGGGATTGCAGGCAATCACATCCAAGGTTTCAACAGCCATGGTATCATTGCCATCAAAGGCCGGGAAATTACCCAAATGGATGTGGAGCGGGTCATTGACGCGGCCAAGGCGGTGGCCATCCCCCCGGACAGAGAAATTCTGCATGTTATTTCCCAGGAGTTTATCGTGGATGAGATGACCTCCATCCAGAATCCCGTGGGCATGACGGCCGTGCGCTTGGAAGCCAAGATCCACATCATTACAGGCGCGGTGTCTGCTGCACGAAACATTGTCAAGTGCTGTCAGAAGGCAGGTCTAGAGGTGTGCGACATTGCCCTTGAATCCCTGGCTTCGGGCTATGCCGTCCTCACCAATGAAGAAAAGGAACTTGGCTGCATCCTGGCCGATATCGGCGGCGGAACCACAGACCTGGCACTGTTCAAAGACAACAACCTGAAGTTCATATATGAACTTACCGTGGGCGGTCATAACCTGACCAATGATATTTCCGTAGGGCTTCGCACCCCCTTGCCCGAAGCGGAAAAAATTAAGAAAATACACGGCACCTGCATACCCCAGCACGTCAAGGCATCAGATGTCATCGAAGTGCCGGCGGTGGGCGGCAGAGCCCCCAAACGTCTGGCCAAGGGTATTCTCGCTGAAATCCTGGAACCCCGGGTGGAGGAAATTTTTACCCTGCTGAAGAAGGAACTGTTTTCCAACGGACTTGAAAACAGCTTTCCGGCAGGATTTATCCTTACCGGCGGCAGCGTGGTCATGGACGGTATTGTGGAAATGGCCGAATCCGTATTCAATGTACCTGTTCGTATCGGTGTAGCCAACCGTATCGGCGGACTTAAAGATATTGTTAAAAACCCCGCATACGCCACAGGCGTTGGACTTGTTATCTTCGGCTCACAGACAGGCAGTTGTAAGCAGGTTGCCAAATCCGATTCCCAGGGGCTGCAGATGATTTTAAATAAAATGAAACAGTGGTTTAAAAATATTATTTAA
- a CDS encoding FtsQ-type POTRA domain-containing protein: MATKKITPNRYKVPGKETRKLKTFFGGKVPWGKILLFLFIGAMSLGCIYIHDAVLQSPLFDVKTIMIDGLDRVTREEVLAQTGLDKPANIFQLQPQMLEKKLNTHPWIRTTTVKRQLLSTISIKIEEQEPLAIVTIENQADIVINTQGAPFKKYEPAKDNLKALPVISGVDLSQSNNSYLFEGDLFNAVMEVIKIKGFGQIRTILGDENTGILINILNTFHDTGVTDNPGEKDAENQTIIPVKLGFDRFDEKLARARQVQHYMQTNYPDKTISAMDLFSLEKVFVTTEDAAHTIIKKGV; encoded by the coding sequence TTGGCAACTAAGAAAATTACTCCAAACAGGTACAAGGTGCCGGGTAAAGAAACCCGGAAACTCAAAACTTTTTTTGGCGGCAAAGTTCCCTGGGGGAAAATTCTTCTTTTTCTGTTTATCGGTGCGATGAGTCTTGGCTGTATCTACATCCACGATGCGGTTCTCCAGTCCCCTCTATTTGATGTTAAAACCATTATGATTGACGGTCTTGACCGGGTAACCCGGGAAGAGGTTCTGGCCCAGACAGGACTTGACAAGCCAGCCAATATTTTTCAACTGCAGCCCCAAATGCTTGAAAAAAAACTGAACACCCACCCATGGATCCGCACCACCACTGTAAAACGGCAGCTGTTATCAACCATTTCCATTAAAATTGAAGAACAGGAACCCCTGGCCATCGTGACTATAGAAAACCAGGCCGACATCGTCATCAACACCCAGGGGGCACCCTTTAAAAAATACGAACCGGCCAAGGACAATCTAAAGGCGTTGCCCGTTATATCCGGGGTGGACTTAAGCCAGTCCAACAACTCCTACCTGTTTGAAGGGGATCTGTTCAACGCGGTGATGGAAGTCATTAAGATTAAAGGATTCGGACAGATTCGGACCATTTTGGGGGACGAAAATACCGGCATACTCATAAACATATTAAACACATTTCATGACACAGGCGTCACAGACAATCCCGGCGAAAAAGATGCTGAAAATCAGACCATTATCCCGGTGAAACTCGGATTTGACAGGTTTGATGAAAAACTTGCAAGGGCCAGGCAGGTCCAGCACTATATGCAGACCAACTATCCTGACAAAACCATATCGGCCATGGATCTTTTCAGTCTGGAAAAGGTGTTTGTTACTACTGAAGATGCTGCCCACACCATTATAAAAAAGGGGGTTTAA
- the murB gene encoding UDP-N-acetylmuramate dehydrogenase, with protein MGISRDIKKMFASFASETDKAMDRYTSFRVGGPADLLVLPQTREEIIALVTTAQKAGLPVTVIGGGTNVLVTDKGIRGLVIVLTRLKGQIEQTSPGMNPEPKSPDPQTSNRVCLTALAGERLGSVCRHAGNLNLTGLEWAAGIPGTIGGAVMMNAGSFGSDMSQIVSEIEVLDLTTLKTAVLPASGLEFSYRKLVLENGIILKVRLGLVKTDTGTVTEEFYRNLKTKQSTQPVSQASAGCYFKNPPGFKSAGFLIEQAGMKNARCNDAMVSDLHANFIINQGNACASDILNLADQVKKSVYEKFGINLKEEVKTIGN; from the coding sequence ATGGGCATAAGCCGTGACATAAAAAAGATGTTCGCTTCCTTTGCATCGGAAACAGACAAGGCCATGGACCGGTACACCAGCTTCAGGGTGGGCGGGCCTGCGGACCTTCTGGTGTTGCCGCAAACCAGGGAAGAGATCATTGCCCTTGTCACGACCGCGCAAAAAGCAGGTCTGCCGGTGACCGTCATCGGCGGCGGCACCAATGTCCTTGTAACGGACAAAGGGATTCGCGGGCTTGTAATTGTTCTGACCCGACTGAAAGGTCAAATAGAACAGACATCACCCGGAATGAATCCAGAGCCCAAATCACCAGACCCCCAAACATCAAACAGGGTCTGTTTAACGGCACTTGCCGGCGAACGTCTTGGCAGCGTCTGCAGACATGCTGGGAACTTAAACCTGACCGGTCTGGAGTGGGCAGCCGGAATTCCGGGCACCATTGGTGGCGCCGTCATGATGAATGCCGGGTCCTTTGGCTCCGACATGAGCCAAATCGTCTCAGAAATTGAAGTACTGGACCTGACCACCCTGAAAACAGCTGTTCTTCCGGCAAGCGGCCTTGAGTTTTCCTACCGGAAACTTGTCCTTGAAAACGGCATCATACTCAAAGTCCGACTCGGCCTGGTCAAAACAGACACCGGAACCGTCACAGAGGAATTTTACCGCAACCTTAAAACCAAGCAGTCCACCCAGCCGGTGTCCCAGGCCTCTGCCGGGTGTTATTTCAAAAATCCCCCGGGCTTTAAATCAGCCGGTTTTCTCATTGAGCAGGCCGGAATGAAAAACGCCCGGTGCAACGATGCCATGGTGTCTGATCTGCACGCCAACTTCATTATCAACCAGGGCAACGCCTGCGCAAGCGATATTCTGAACCTGGCCGACCAGGTAAAGAAAAGCGTATATGAGAAGTTCGGGATTAACCTTAAAGAAGAGGTAAAAACCATTGGCAACTAA
- the murC gene encoding UDP-N-acetylmuramate--L-alanine ligase: MYQHDYHIHFVGIGGIGMSGIAELLLTLGYTISGSDLKLSHITDRLKGKGAEIYKGHAKENIKDVNVVVTSSAISSQNPEVIRAKELGLPIIPRAEMLAELMRIKYAIAVAGAHGKTSTTAMVSQILNTAGLDPTVIIGGLLQGLDTNALHGSGEFIVAEADESDGSFLKYAPSIAIVTNIDLEHLDFYKDIEDIKDKFVQFINSVPFYGLAVLCLDNPHIQDILPRITVRHVTYGMTAQSGLQAKNIRFENGKSRFNVFKDEKDLGQILLNIGGQHNILNAMAGIATGLELNIPFETIKKALEEIKGVKRRLDIKGEARGITVMDDYGHHPTEIRATLTAVRESYPDKRLVVVFQPHRYTRTKALFQEFTRAFYQSDVLMVLPIYAASEKPIDGVDSEKLVEGIKAHGHKDACFAPDFTQALSIITHKAKPGDMVLTLGAGDVYTLGEKLVEIL, from the coding sequence ATGTACCAGCACGACTACCATATACATTTTGTAGGCATCGGCGGCATCGGCATGAGCGGCATTGCCGAATTGCTGTTAACCCTTGGCTACACCATATCCGGATCCGATCTCAAGCTGTCCCACATCACGGACAGACTCAAAGGAAAAGGGGCGGAAATTTACAAGGGCCATGCCAAGGAAAACATCAAGGATGTCAATGTGGTGGTGACCTCTTCGGCCATTTCCAGCCAGAACCCGGAAGTGATCCGGGCCAAAGAACTGGGGCTGCCCATCATTCCCAGGGCTGAAATGCTGGCCGAACTTATGCGCATCAAATACGCCATAGCCGTGGCAGGGGCCCATGGCAAAACCTCCACCACAGCCATGGTCTCCCAAATCCTGAATACCGCAGGACTTGACCCCACAGTGATCATCGGAGGTTTGCTCCAGGGCCTGGACACCAACGCCCTGCACGGGTCAGGCGAATTTATCGTAGCCGAGGCCGATGAAAGCGACGGATCATTCCTCAAATATGCCCCGTCCATTGCCATTGTGACCAACATTGACCTGGAACATCTCGATTTTTATAAAGATATCGAAGACATAAAAGACAAATTTGTCCAGTTCATCAACTCTGTACCCTTTTACGGCCTGGCTGTCCTGTGTCTGGATAACCCGCACATCCAGGACATTCTGCCCCGGATCACAGTGCGGCACGTGACCTACGGCATGACGGCCCAGTCCGGACTGCAGGCTAAAAACATCCGGTTTGAAAACGGCAAATCAAGATTCAACGTGTTCAAAGATGAAAAAGACCTCGGCCAGATCCTGTTAAACATCGGGGGACAGCACAATATCCTCAATGCCATGGCCGGTATTGCCACGGGTCTTGAGCTGAACATCCCCTTTGAAACCATTAAAAAAGCTCTGGAAGAGATCAAAGGCGTCAAACGCCGCCTGGATATCAAAGGCGAAGCCAGGGGCATTACGGTGATGGATGACTACGGCCACCACCCCACAGAGATCAGGGCCACCTTAACGGCTGTCAGGGAAAGCTATCCGGACAAACGGCTTGTCGTGGTATTCCAGCCCCACAGATACACAAGGACAAAGGCGTTGTTCCAGGAGTTTACCCGGGCCTTTTACCAGTCAGACGTACTCATGGTGCTGCCCATTTATGCAGCGTCCGAAAAACCCATTGACGGAGTGGATTCGGAAAAGCTGGTGGAGGGCATAAAGGCCCACGGCCACAAGGATGCCTGCTTTGCCCCGGATTTCACCCAGGCGCTGTCCATCATCACCCATAAGGCAAAGCCCGGGGATATGGTGCTTACGCTGGGGGCCGGCGATGTGTACACCCTTGGCGAGAAGCTGGTGGAGATTTTGTAA
- the murG gene encoding undecaprenyldiphospho-muramoylpentapeptide beta-N-acetylglucosaminyltransferase has translation MAKNKHVIIAGGKTGGHLFPGIAVAQALVEKNPSTKILFVGTNAPFETDTLARYGFAHKSIISRPIKGKNIFAKAWSAGLVGISLIQALGIIIRFRADFILGVGGFSSFALVLAGRILFRDTAIHEQNAFPGMTNRMLSKIARIRFISFKETKGMPENETTFLVGNPVRRPLDTHRENTPVEESILDRINPDDFLILVTGGSQGAASINEAFTDALALMEDTGKLFIIHQTGKNAESQIQKFYGTTNIRHKAAAFFYDMPAIQDRADLVISRAGAGTVSELCIKGKPAILVPYPHAADDHQTANAKFLADQGACILIPDKDLTGERLLAAIEDLQHNPEKRSKMAGTMKALAMPHGADLIAGRIVGSTCFKKD, from the coding sequence ATGGCAAAAAATAAACATGTCATCATAGCCGGCGGGAAAACAGGGGGACATCTATTCCCAGGCATTGCCGTGGCCCAGGCCCTGGTGGAAAAAAACCCTTCCACCAAAATTCTTTTTGTGGGCACCAATGCACCCTTTGAAACAGACACACTTGCCCGGTACGGTTTTGCCCATAAATCAATTATCTCAAGACCCATTAAAGGGAAAAACATTTTTGCAAAGGCCTGGTCAGCCGGCCTTGTGGGCATCAGCCTGATCCAGGCGTTGGGTATCATCATCAGGTTCAGGGCCGATTTCATCCTGGGCGTGGGCGGATTTTCATCCTTTGCCCTGGTTCTGGCCGGGCGCATCCTGTTCCGGGACACGGCCATCCATGAGCAGAATGCCTTTCCCGGCATGACCAACCGCATGCTGTCCAAAATTGCCCGGATCCGGTTTATCTCCTTTAAAGAGACAAAAGGCATGCCGGAAAATGAGACCACCTTCCTGGTGGGCAACCCGGTGCGCCGCCCCCTGGATACGCACCGGGAAAATACCCCGGTGGAGGAAAGCATCCTTGACCGGATAAATCCCGATGATTTCCTCATCCTTGTCACCGGCGGCAGCCAGGGAGCAGCCTCCATTAACGAGGCATTCACCGATGCACTGGCCCTGATGGAAGATACCGGCAAGCTTTTCATCATCCACCAGACCGGAAAAAATGCCGAAAGCCAAATACAGAAATTTTATGGAACAACGAATATCCGGCACAAAGCCGCAGCCTTTTTCTACGATATGCCCGCCATCCAGGACCGGGCCGACCTGGTCATCAGCCGGGCCGGAGCCGGCACCGTATCCGAGCTTTGCATCAAGGGCAAACCCGCCATCCTGGTCCCCTACCCCCATGCGGCGGACGATCACCAGACGGCAAACGCAAAATTCCTGGCTGACCAGGGTGCCTGCATCCTGATCCCGGACAAGGATCTGACAGGAGAAAGATTATTGGCAGCCATTGAAGACCTGCAGCACAATCCGGAGAAAAGATCAAAAATGGCCGGGACCATGAAGGCCCTTGCCATGCCCCACGGGGCAGACCTTATTGCCGGCCGTATTGTTGGAAGCACTTGTTTTAAAAAGGATTAA
- the ftsW gene encoding putative lipid II flippase FtsW translates to MADASGVREYMPNRLHPFFREKTILFPVLILTFIGLVMVYSASCAISMDEHNTLFYYFKRQALFLSVSLGIMYVTASLPYRFYKRMAYIILLVAIGLLIAVLVPSLGIKANHARRWLDFGLFAFQPAEFAKLAMILFMAYSLSRKQEMGKLQEFSIGVVPHALVFGLVATLILFQPDFGTIVVMGMICWGMMFTAGVPLRYLLSPLPVIIPVVAYFLVFKVSYRFERILAFLNPWADPLGNGWQLTNSLKAFGSGGLVGKGVGLSMQKMHFLPEPHTDFIFSIIGEELGLIGVTAVLVLYGFILHTGTRIAQQADTFFGAVTATGITLYLGLQVIINTGVTLGVLPTKGLTLPFISYGGTSLIINMAAMGILMNIGASTNHGKK, encoded by the coding sequence ATGGCTGATGCATCAGGCGTCCGGGAATACATGCCCAATCGTCTCCATCCTTTTTTCAGGGAAAAAACCATTCTTTTCCCGGTGCTCATTCTCACCTTCATCGGGCTGGTCATGGTCTATTCAGCCTCCTGCGCCATCTCCATGGATGAACACAACACCTTATTTTATTATTTCAAACGCCAGGCCCTGTTCCTAAGTGTAAGCTTAGGCATAATGTATGTGACTGCCTCATTGCCTTACAGATTTTACAAACGCATGGCCTATATCATTTTATTGGTCGCCATTGGTCTCCTGATTGCCGTGCTTGTTCCGTCACTGGGCATAAAAGCCAACCATGCCCGACGCTGGCTTGATTTCGGGTTGTTCGCATTCCAGCCCGCAGAATTTGCCAAGCTGGCCATGATCCTTTTCATGGCCTACTCCCTGTCAAGGAAACAGGAAATGGGGAAACTGCAGGAATTTTCCATTGGTGTGGTGCCCCATGCCCTGGTGTTCGGTCTTGTGGCCACACTGATCCTGTTTCAGCCCGATTTCGGCACCATCGTGGTCATGGGCATGATCTGCTGGGGAATGATGTTCACCGCAGGCGTTCCCCTGCGTTACCTGCTCAGTCCTTTGCCTGTGATCATTCCTGTGGTGGCGTACTTTCTGGTTTTCAAGGTCAGCTACCGGTTTGAACGAATCCTTGCATTTCTCAACCCCTGGGCCGACCCCCTGGGCAACGGATGGCAGCTCACCAACTCCCTTAAGGCCTTTGGCTCGGGCGGTCTGGTGGGCAAAGGGGTGGGGCTTTCCATGCAGAAGATGCACTTTCTGCCCGAACCCCACACCGACTTTATCTTCTCTATCATCGGCGAGGAACTCGGCCTCATCGGGGTCACGGCAGTGCTGGTGCTTTACGGATTTATCCTTCACACCGGCACCCGCATTGCCCAACAGGCAGACACCTTTTTCGGGGCCGTGACCGCCACGGGCATTACCCTGTACCTGGGCCTTCAGGTCATCATCAACACAGGCGTCACCCTGGGGGTTCTGCCCACCAAGGGACTGACCCTGCCCTTTATTTCCTACGGCGGAACATCCCTGATCATCAATATGGCAGCCATGGGGATTTTAATGAACATAGGAGCATCGACAAACCATGGCAAAAAATAA
- the murD gene encoding UDP-N-acetylmuramoyl-L-alanine--D-glutamate ligase: MPNVTETYELVVGLGACGLSMARFLKSRGHCVAATDIDGTKTSQAEALKKLGIPVRIGSHGQNMFDKASVIIPSPGVPLDMPFIKAARAKGVPVSGELDIFAQYNTTPVIAITGTNGKTTTTELVAAMLEASGLSCFVGGNIGTPLVEYLMQESPKDIVVAEISSFQLDLADMFRPDVAVLLNIAPDHLDRYPDFDAYANSKWSVFKNMTALDTAVINAALNNFSARTENICPGTFGFSSTGPVTRGASIHKMGIDIRTEKINDAISPETLTGLPGMHNRENVAAAALAALSGGASMAGIRQALNSFTLSDHRIAFVREVDGIRFYNDSKATNVDAVLAALKSFESRVVLILGGREKGLDFAPLVPEVKARVKAVIGMGEAAGHIMEIFEGVCPAYPCPDMACAVNKAVCLSEKGDVVLLSPACASFDLYANYKERGKDFSRMVNDIVPGQEGCHG; encoded by the coding sequence ATGCCAAACGTTACTGAAACATATGAACTGGTTGTGGGTTTAGGGGCCTGCGGGCTTTCCATGGCCCGGTTTCTGAAATCCCGGGGACACTGCGTGGCGGCCACGGACATTGACGGAACAAAGACCAGCCAAGCTGAGGCCTTAAAGAAACTGGGGATCCCGGTCAGGATCGGCAGCCATGGCCAGAATATGTTTGACAAGGCATCCGTCATTATCCCCAGCCCCGGTGTTCCCCTTGACATGCCGTTCATCAAGGCTGCCAGGGCCAAGGGTGTACCTGTATCCGGCGAACTGGATATTTTTGCCCAGTACAACACCACCCCCGTCATCGCAATCACAGGCACCAACGGAAAAACCACCACCACGGAACTTGTGGCAGCCATGCTTGAGGCATCGGGGCTTTCCTGCTTTGTGGGCGGAAATATCGGCACCCCCCTGGTGGAGTATCTCATGCAGGAGAGCCCCAAGGATATTGTTGTCGCCGAAATCTCTTCCTTCCAGCTTGATCTTGCGGATATGTTCAGACCTGATGTGGCAGTGCTTCTCAATATCGCCCCGGATCACCTGGACCGGTATCCGGATTTTGACGCCTACGCCAATTCAAAATGGTCGGTTTTTAAAAATATGACAGCCCTGGATACGGCCGTGATTAACGCCGCCCTGAATAATTTTTCAGCACGGACTGAAAACATTTGCCCAGGCACCTTTGGATTTTCATCCACCGGCCCTGTGACCCGGGGAGCAAGCATTCACAAAATGGGTATTGATATCCGGACCGAAAAAATTAACGATGCCATTTCCCCAGAAACACTGACCGGGCTTCCCGGTATGCACAACAGGGAGAATGTTGCGGCAGCGGCCCTTGCGGCCCTCAGCGGCGGCGCGTCCATGGCAGGTATCAGACAGGCCCTGAACAGTTTTACCCTGTCCGACCACCGCATCGCCTTTGTCCGGGAAGTTGACGGCATCCGTTTTTACAACGACTCCAAAGCCACCAACGTGGATGCCGTGCTTGCCGCCCTTAAATCCTTTGAATCCCGGGTCGTTCTTATTCTCGGCGGCAGGGAAAAAGGCCTTGATTTTGCTCCGCTGGTGCCCGAAGTCAAAGCCCGGGTCAAAGCGGTTATCGGCATGGGCGAAGCTGCCGGTCATATCATGGAGATCTTTGAAGGCGTCTGTCCCGCATACCCCTGCCCGGATATGGCCTGCGCCGTCAACAAGGCGGTTTGCCTTTCAGAAAAAGGCGATGTGGTGCTTTTATCCCCGGCCTGTGCAAGTTTTGATCTCTATGCCAATTACAAGGAACGGGGAAAAGACTTTTCCCGCATGGTCAATGACATTGTTCCGGGACAGGAGGGCTGCCATGGCTGA